A single Desulfovibrio piger DNA region contains:
- a CDS encoding UDP-N-acetylmuramoyl-L-alanyl-D-glutamate--2,6-diaminopimelate ligase: MNRQFDQLLDKVRREGGEIRSDSREVGKGDIFVAVPGVNADGARFIPPAVEAGASTIVCLPGRAEAEAARAAGRTVICHEDPREALWRLAEARWHTGSLPLRVLGVTGTNGKTTSAYLLEHLFTATGHKVGVLGTVSYRWPGHSEAAPLTTPDPLRVHAMLAAMAQAGVDIAVMEVSSHALDQQRVCGVPFAGASFSNLTQDHLDFHQDMESYFRAKSRLFLELPRADKVMAINGDDPWGRRLLELCPRALSFGLHRALPQQRHLWGELLSAGTDGCHLRMHLDGQQWELRSPLVGAFNASNLLSVQALALELGLMPDDLRHLEDFHGVCGRLERVPNARKLHVFVDYAHTPDALVNVLKALRGAGFKRIVTVFGCGGNRDRTKRPIMGEAVARYSDVAVLTSDNPRFEDPEAILEDVLPGLREAREVVVEVDRRKATARAVEMLGPDDALLIAGKGHEDYQIIQGTKHHYSDQEVVRELLGCA; encoded by the coding sequence GTGAATCGCCAATTCGATCAATTGCTCGACAAGGTGCGCCGTGAGGGGGGGGAGATACGCTCCGACTCGCGTGAGGTCGGCAAAGGGGACATCTTTGTGGCTGTCCCCGGCGTCAACGCCGACGGCGCCCGTTTCATCCCGCCGGCCGTGGAGGCCGGTGCGTCCACCATCGTCTGCCTGCCCGGCAGGGCCGAGGCCGAAGCCGCCCGCGCCGCGGGCCGCACGGTGATCTGTCACGAGGATCCCCGCGAGGCCCTGTGGCGTCTGGCCGAGGCCCGCTGGCATACCGGCAGCCTGCCGCTGCGCGTGCTGGGGGTCACCGGCACCAACGGCAAGACCACCAGCGCCTATCTGCTGGAACATCTGTTCACGGCCACCGGGCACAAGGTGGGCGTGCTGGGCACGGTGAGCTACCGCTGGCCCGGCCATAGCGAGGCCGCGCCCCTGACCACGCCCGATCCTTTGCGCGTGCACGCCATGCTGGCGGCCATGGCACAGGCCGGTGTGGACATCGCCGTCATGGAGGTCTCCTCCCATGCCCTGGACCAGCAGCGCGTCTGCGGGGTGCCCTTTGCCGGGGCTTCCTTCAGCAACCTGACCCAGGACCATCTGGATTTCCACCAGGACATGGAAAGCTATTTCCGGGCCAAGTCCCGCCTGTTCCTGGAACTGCCCCGCGCCGACAAGGTCATGGCCATCAACGGCGATGACCCCTGGGGCCGCCGCCTGCTGGAGCTGTGCCCGCGCGCCCTGTCCTTCGGCCTGCACAGGGCGCTCCCGCAGCAGCGCCATCTGTGGGGCGAGCTGCTGTCCGCCGGGACGGACGGCTGCCATCTGCGGATGCATCTGGACGGCCAGCAATGGGAGCTGCGCTCGCCGCTGGTGGGAGCCTTCAATGCCTCCAACCTCCTTTCCGTGCAGGCCCTGGCCCTGGAGCTGGGCCTGATGCCGGACGATCTGCGCCATCTGGAAGATTTCCACGGCGTGTGCGGCCGTCTGGAGCGGGTGCCCAATGCCCGCAAGCTGCACGTCTTCGTGGATTACGCCCACACCCCCGACGCCCTGGTCAATGTCCTGAAGGCCCTGCGCGGCGCCGGTTTCAAGCGCATCGTCACGGTCTTCGGCTGCGGCGGCAACCGTGACCGCACCAAGCGCCCCATCATGGGCGAGGCAGTGGCCCGCTATTCCGACGTGGCCGTGCTGACATCGGACAATCCCCGTTTCGAGGACCCGGAAGCCATCCTCGAGGATGTGCTGCCCGGCCTGCGCGAAGCCAGGGAAGTCGTGGTGGAGGTGGACCGCCGCAAGGCCACGGCCAGGGCCGTGGAGATGCTCGGTCCCGATGACGCCCTGCTGATCGCCGGCAAGGGCCATGAGGACTATCAGATCATTCAGGGCACCAAACATCACTACAGTGATCAGGAAGTGGTGCGGGAGCTGTTGGGGTGCGCCTAG